Below is a genomic region from Rhododendron vialii isolate Sample 1 chromosome 5a, ASM3025357v1.
cagaagggagaacaacctcttgatttgaaccaaggatagaaatgtttctacctttatttgacactttgctccttggatggttgtgaaaggtaaATGTGGAGATCAGAAACTGAGAGTGCTCTGGAtttcttgcctttttctttgatgattttgaaagagacctttgaagttgggcaagaagttttttatttttgagaccttttcctttgaacaagaaagagggaagaagaggagtttagagagagaagattttcgtcccccccccccccccccccctctccttTTTGCTGAAAGAcaaggtgtatatatatagaggatataacccatggttttgataatcaagtgattttgaaataaatccatttttaaagaaagaaatcttccgttgatctcttctctgactgaggttgagtgttgactcacctcagccggtgcaatgatggcttgcatggatagtgggaatcttcttcacccattgggcactgggagaggtctcgagcgctttggagtggtctcgagcgcttgggacttcactcttgagcgcttgagagtgagtcaggccagtggtttttggaaaacagtttggagcgcttgggactgctttAAAgtgcttgggaatgattttggtcatttcctccaaggagcaacgtctcaattggtacatggcttgttctgatccatattcatcatcggggagccccagggccacaaattaaggaaatttgacaagtccaaattggggtgtctacacatagTCGGCCTCCATCATAGTCCAGTAGTTTCCTTGACGTAGGATCTTCTTTGCCATTGTTGCCCCACTCATGTGCGGCCCACAAATTCCTTCTTGTATTTCCTCCATTACCTTCTAACTTTCTTCCATTGTGACAAAAAGTTGATTGGGGCCCAGATGTGCTTTTCGATACAATGTTCCACCACAAACTACAAATCAGGAGGCAAACTTCCGCAGGGCCATTTTATCCTTTGAGGTGGCTTCGGGGGGATATTCGCTCACTTTCAGGAACTTCTTTACATCCTTATACCATGGTTTTCCATCGTCCTCACCTTTTTCAGTGAAAGTGCACTCAAATGTTGGCTTGACCTTTTGCTCGATCATTAACGACCACATTGTGAATCCCAGGGGTATTTCAACCATAGAGGCCAATGTTGCCAATGCATCTGCGAACCTATTACTCACTCGTGGAGTGTACGTGAAGATAACAGAGTCGAATTGTGGAATTAGAGCTTCCAGCACAGAGTGGTACAATTTCAGCGTGTTTCTTGAACCTTCCAGTCTCCCCTTGCTTTAGACACCTCCAAGTTTTAATCTCCAATGACCTCTACTCTTTTTGCTCCTAGTTCCAGTGCTGCCTCCATTCCAGCAATGCAGGCTTAGTACTCAACTTGATTATTGGTGACCTCGAACCTTAGTTTCTATGACAGAGGGATATGAGAGTTGTTGGGGGAAACTAGCAATACCCCTATGCCATACCCACATTGGTTTGATGCTCTATCAAAGTAAAGTTGCCAAGTATCGTCTAGAAGACACAAGATGTCTTCATGTGGGTACATGAAGTCTTTTGCTTCAGCCTTTGTTACAGGATGATCCgccaagaattctgccacaGCCTTT
It encodes:
- the LOC131327712 gene encoding uncharacterized protein LOC131327712, which codes for MMDYETRYTPSEKTCWGLVWAMKKLRHYLLAHPVVLVSRLDPIKYLFEKSALIVKLARWLLLLAEFNLNTMTRKSVKGKAVAEFLADHPVTKAEAKDFMYPHEDILCLLDDTWQLYFDRASNQCGYGIGGRLEGSRNTLKLYHSVLEALIPQFDSVIFTYTPRVSNRFADALATLASMVEIPLGFTMWSLMIEQKVKPTFECTFTEKGEDDGKPWYKDVKKFLKVSEYPPEATSKDKMALRKFAS